The Planctellipticum variicoloris DNA window CAGCACGCGGCGGACGTGGCGCTGGTCGACGTGCGGATGCCGGAATCCGACGGTTACCGGTTCCTGGAACTGATTCGGGCGGCGGGGCTGTCTCTCCCCGTGGTGATGCACACGATTCAGAGCGGGGCGGAGACCATCCGCCGCTGTCGCGAACTGGGTGCGGTGGGGCTGGTCGCCAAAGGGGAAGAACCGGACGTGCTGCGGGACGCCGTTCGCGCGGCATCCGCCGGCCGGCAGTTCTGGGACGGCAGTGCATCGCATGAGATCGGCGGCGGCGGTGCGGCGTTCGCGTGAACAATTCGAAGTCGAGTGCTGCGAAAAGGAAGTCCATGAAGATTCAACTGCTGCGAGTCGACGCCACCGAGCAGCATCCCGATGAGATCTCGTCGGAATCGGCCGCACGCGAAGAATTGTGGAAATCGTCATTCCCGGCGCTGCGCAAAGTCCGCTGCCGTGTCGTCGATCGTCGGCTGGCGCTCAGCGGCCAGGTTCCCAGTTTCTATCTGAAGCAGATGGCGCAGAGCCTGCTGCTCGACCGGTTCGGGACGGAGCTGGAAGTCGACAATCAACTGGAAGTGACGGCTCGTTAACCGTCTTATGATCGACAGTTTTCGCTGCGGAACGCCAACCGTAGGGGGGAACCTGCGGGCGTCCGCCGCCATTTCAGGGAGGAAGTCTCATGCTGGTGCTGACTCGCAAGATCAACGAGCGGATTGTCATTGGCGACGGCATCGAAGTCGTCGTGC harbors:
- a CDS encoding response regulator is translated as MYDRSAETRLPASMRVQLLIADDHKLVREGLRMTFAGSGIEIVAEAASGEEAFEKLQQHAADVALVDVRMPESDGYRFLELIRAAGLSLPVVMHTIQSGAETIRRCRELGAVGLVAKGEEPDVLRDAVRAASAGRQFWDGSASHEIGGGGAAFA